Below is a window of Plutella xylostella chromosome 15, ilPluXylo3.1, whole genome shotgun sequence DNA.
TTCAGTTGTAGATGTACTCATGGTTTGTGATTCTGTTGATGATTCAGGAACTGTTGATTTATCAGATTCTGGTGTTTCAGAAGATGATATATTAGTAGACTGAGTTATTTCAAAATCTGAATCGGCAGAATTCATTTTTTGAATATGATCTAAAGCTCGAACAATATCTGTTGGTGACTCATGTGATTCTTCAACGATaggttttgtttgtttaagttCTACTGATGTTTCAACTTTTGATTCTGTAGTTGTTGCGGGTTCGTCAGATGGTCCTGGCTCGGATTTCGGCTCCTCCGAATGTTCTTGTGCTGGCTTGACAGATGAATCTTGTTTTGGTTCAGTAATGGGCTCTGACTCTGCAGAGAGCGCTGGTTCAGCTTCAGGTTCGGAAGCAGGTTCAGGTGAAACTTCTGAGGGGGATTCGAATTTCGGATCGAGATCATTTTTCGGCTCTGCTGTTGGCTCAGGCTCAGGCTCCGGCTTAGATTCTGACGATGGTTTGGGCTCTGCTAAAGGTTCTACTGATAATTCGAAATCTGTTTTAGAGTCTGCTGTAGGTTCTGCTGCAGGCACTGACTCAGATGTAGATTCCCGCTCTGGCTTAGGTTCTGGCGATGGTTCTGGTTCTGATTTAGGCTCTACTGACGGTTCAGGTTCAGATGCAGGTTCTGGTTCAGCTTTAGGTTCAGCTGTAGGTTCTGGCTCGGATTTTGGTTCAGCTGTAGGCTCAGGCTCTGCTTTAGGTTCAGCTGTAGGTTCAGGCTCTGCTTTAGGTTCAGCTGTAGGTTCTGGCTCTGCTTTAGGTTCAGCTATAGGTTCAGGCTCTGCTTTAGGTTCAGCTGTAGGCTCAGGCTCTGTTTTAGGTTCGGCAGTAGGTTCAGGTTCCGCTTTAGGTTCATCTGCAGGTTCGGGCTCTGATTTAGGTTCAGCTGTAGGTTCTGGTTCTGCTTGAGGTTCAGGTTCTGCTTTAGGCTCGGCTGTAGGTTCAGGCTCTGGTTTAGGTTCTGCTGTAGGTTCTGGTTCTGCTTTAGGTTCAGCTATCGGTTCAGGTTCTGCTTTAGGCTCAGCTGCAGGTTCAGGTTCTGGCTTAGGCTCAGCTGCGGGTTCAGGTTCCGCTTTAGGTTCATCTGCAGGTTCGGGCCCTAATTTAGGTTCAGCTGTAGATTCTGGTTCTGCTTGTGGTTCAGGTTCTGCTTTAGGCTCAGCTGTAGGCTCAGGCTCTGCTTTAGGCTCAGCAGTAGGTTCAGGTTCTGTTTTAAGTTCAGCTGTAGGTTCTGGCTCGGCTTTAGGCTCGGCTGAAGATTCTGGCTCTGATTTAGGCTCCGGCGATGGCTCTGGTTCTGCTGAGGGTTCTGGTTTAGGTTCTGCAGTAGGATCAGGATAGTGTTTATGTTCCTCAAAAGACGATGAGTCTTTGTGCTCATGATCATCACCGAATATGTTTGGGTAGGCATTTCCGGGCTCTGTGCTGCGTTCGTTTGTTTCAGCCGAGGTCTGGTGTACTTGCTGCCAGTCGAAGCCAGTGTTGGCTCGGCTACTTTCGTTCACATCCAATATGTTCACGCATTTCTTTCCGTTCTTTCCGAACAACATTTTCCCTTGTGGGCAAACGCACATGAAATCTAATGTGGTTTTGTCGAACTCGCAACCGTATTCGCAGCCATTCTTGTTATCAGTGCACTGGTCAATGACCCGTTGCGTTTCGAGGTTTTCTTCAGAAATATGGTAGACATTAATCATCCTATCGTTTCTGGCCAGGTATTCGTTGAGGGTGGCCTTCATAGTTTCGGGTGTTACATTCATTTCGTCTTGAGGAGCCTCGTTCGATTCCCAATATACCCTGTAGACGACAACGACGGACCCGTTTctgaaaagaaataaaacgtAATTAACTGAAgtaacataggtacataattacataagtaatatttatatgaatgGTACAAGGTTTGAAGTTCCTTCGCGCTATATGTTTTGaacgaaactttttcattttaaagaaaatataaacaacCAAGTACCTGATAGACACAATCTCAACGGCCAGGGTTCCATCGGCAGTCTCCAGACTGTCGCTCAGGATCCTGGTGAGGGCTGGCACGAAGTTGTCCTTGAAGATGCGGTACTCTTCACTCTCAGGGTCCGAGAGCGGGGCCGTGTACACCTCGTTGTCTATCTTCACTTCTCCCTCCAGGGTTCGAGGTACTGAAATTGGAAAGAGATAGATGTTAGGGATTTGTAGGTGTGTAAAAAGTTGGATAGTATAACCTACCTGCCTACGTAttgtattaggtacttaatcatTTACATAATGGAAAACTGTTAGTATAGCAGTTAATAGTTAGCTCCTTTTTTATGGGAGTTGGTTCTGTGCTGCATACCAACAGTTATTGACAAATTATATGGGTTAAATGACCAGTGCGATGCTGATGAAATTCCCAAATGATTAAGTTTTATAATCAATGATGATATGTCACGTAATGTggttataggtaggtataaacaaGCACACAAAATGATAAACAACTCACCATAATTCGACTGAACATCGAAACTGGGCATGTCAGCATGCTCAGCCTCCTCGCTGCTGCCGTGGACGTGTCCCTCCATGCCGTGGTTATGGTCGTGGTGATCATGATCATGGTGATCGTGATCATGATGATCATGGTGGTCGTGATCGTGGTCGTGGTCCACATGGTTGTGAAGAAGGTCCGTGATGCCGCCGAGCGCCCGCGCCGAGCCGATGGTGGAGTTGTACTGGTCTACTGGAGTCGGCGAGTTGGTGAAGAGGATTCCAGCTGGAAAAGAACGATAATAGTTATGATGAGTAACTGAGTCAATATCGTTAGCTTAGCGTAATAAGGACTTGTAGCATAAATAGTAGTCGTTTAGCGTGGACCTCAAGGTACAATACTCGGTCCTCGACTTTCTTCATCCATAAATCATAGAAAAGCGACTGCCCAGGATGCGCCAGATATAACTAACTAAAATACGATTGACACGTCATCATCTCACTTCATGCACCCCTTTATTACCACCAATAAAACACTCCTACTCACTGGCAGTAAGGATGACCAGCACC
It encodes the following:
- the LOC119691204 gene encoding protein piccolo isoform X2, with product MSRIWREHRVLVNVDHHSMETFELGEKLYVTADKRSDKKGGCRRPLCWTLAALVVAAAVVLVILTATGILFTNSPTPVDQYNSTIGSARALGGITDLLHNHVDHDHDHDHHDHHDHDHHDHDHHDHNHGMEGHVHGSSEEAEHADMPSFDVQSNYVPRTLEGEVKIDNEVYTAPLSDPESEEYRIFKDNFVPALTRILSDSLETADGTLAVEIVSIRNGSVVVVYRVYWESNEAPQDEMNVTPETMKATLNEYLARNDRMINVYHISEENLETQRVIDQCTDNKNGCEYGCEFDKTTLDFMCVCPQGKMLFGKNGKKCVNILDVNESSRANTGFDWQQVHQTSAETNERSTEPGNAYPNIFGDDHEHKDSSSFEEHKHYPDPTAEPKPEPSAEPEPSPEPKSEPESSAEPKAEPEPTAELKTEPEPTAEPKAEPEPTAEPKAEPEPQAEPESTAEPKLGPEPADEPKAEPEPAAEPKPEPEPAAEPKAEPEPIAEPKAEPEPTAEPKPEPEPTAEPKAEPEPQAEPEPTAEPKSEPEPADEPKAEPEPTAEPKTEPEPTAEPKAEPEPIAEPKAEPEPTAEPKAEPEPTAEPKAEPEPTAEPKSEPEPTAEPKAEPEPASEPEPSVEPKSEPEPSPEPKPERESTSESVPAAEPTADSKTDFELSVEPLAEPKPSSESKPEPEPEPTAEPKNDLDPKFESPSEVSPEPASEPEAEPALSAESEPITEPKQDSSVKPAQEHSEEPKSEPGPSDEPATTTESKVETSVELKQTKPIVEESHESPTDIVRALDHIQKMNSADSDFEITQSTNISSSETPESDKSTVPESSTESQTMSTSTTETINSLSESTAYLKPGVVITSQSVSSETDISESENSHSKISENEPFAKLDPTITYPMTHIMTEQGNAGELTVLPASTPSNESDGANPSLPTNVTTMPLGENESSYDDVSKTQSPSSDGKKSTSEEEVTFGLIQTVPNIKSTTSDPILDNVSTTDNSNSQINIDVKTEKTEIDEKVSHNNGLRQEDARFLKHDENSNVETTTKSSSEEETSFEMINLENTNKNGKDNTNQQTTTTETATTEENFSSISKGTFGDEVKDDFVPDYITNSHVNKQTDEEPLLPGLMSDYEIQDLRSKRTKSNVTDENSTDLENVKTTPSIIIDNAMNENSTKTVSNISENTKKNTSTSTEPTTVSEYIYKQANRSPAPVWESGDTESDMNVTQTPNLNVTIYEVSNHNIENSKMNSTGSTVSSTEYEDHETEMNPFLPEVENNKSLVKKLQEGHDIDPSNLNETQNESNDEHNSNNNLAMINSEILSLNKTLYDTKLNDTEDEYLQNDVTTRGNNQPESTTSTVEEQGTEIVPTTDDEMMFNLDHLQKHDTYVPSSKNKTETEEDSMAVASVNEDNAKSVDDEKSVTDSTEQSLTTTETITIPVNTVKVDEANTFLIDTVDTSTNRHVEAQTSPYDWNSAELSVVPISKTHSDNSDNVDAEKKHYEKEISKSEDDEKVVNFESSKDGNQDYLNDISDTLTRSERTIDSTKFNNDS